A part of Fusarium oxysporum Fo47 chromosome III, complete sequence genomic DNA contains:
- a CDS encoding thiamine diphosphate-binding protein, translating into MKTSSVNVAEYLFRRLRQLDVTSIHGVPGDFNLTLLDYIAPAGLTWVGNANELNAGYAADGYARVKGIGSLVTTFGVGELSAVNAIAGAYAERAAVVHIVGIPSRATQESRLLVHHTFGDGEYGRFAEIHRHVTVAQTRLLDVRTIPDQIDSVLQQCLLHSRPVYIEVPVDLVDAPVSAAGLSHTLTLPTDQANASTSVAVSKILHKIYTAKQPLIVVDGEVRPMRVVNEVQEIVRATGWPTWVTGYSKSLVDEGLANFHGVNKGSFEASTSRDFIKQADLILCFGPHFTSTNTFLFSSIPDPQVTILFMDTEVRLGNETIRNCPVKPLLARLLQDLDLTKIHKYDPYPDLHRDSLLSFSGLPSDGVIDQKNVWRLLGNFLRPGDILMAETGTAAYGARHIHLPSHSKYFGPVTWLSIGYMLPAAQGAALAQKELMGTNQWSGIDNARTVLLMGDGSFQMTAQELSTMIRHDLNVVVFLINNDGYTIERCIHGLTQGYNDVPSWRYLEAPRFFGAPKDTFTRSAKNWGELEDALGSKALHDGKGLRMVEVLMGREDAPEGPLTQYLDKQQMRVNGKI; encoded by the coding sequence ATGAAAACATCCTCCGTCAACGTCGCCGAATATCTATTCAGGCGGCTGCGTCAATTGGACGTGACGTCAATCCACGGAGTGCCTGGCGATTTTAATCTTACTCTCCTTGATTATATTGCGCCTGCTGGCCTCACGTGGGTAGGCAATGCCAACGAACTGAATGCTGGTTATGCAGCCGATGGCTATGCTCGCGTCAAAGGTATCGGCTCTCTTGTGACCACCTTTGGCGTCGGAGAACTCTCAGCTGTTAACGCTATTGCTGGGGCATATGCCGAAAGGGCGGCTGTGGTTCACATTGTGGGCATTCCTTCTAGAGCCACCCAAGAGTCGAGATTGCTTGTCCATCACACATTTGGTGATGGAGAATATGGGCGTTTTGCGGAAATCCATCGCCATGTCACTGTTGCCCAAACCAGGCTACTAGACGTCAGAACTATCCCCGACCAGATCGACTCAGTCCTCCAACAATGTCTCTTACACAGTCGACCGGTCTACATCGAGGTCCCCGTTGACCTTGTCGATGCCCCGGTATCTGCAGCTGGCCTCAGTCACACACTGACATTGCCAACCGACCAAGCCAACGCATCGACATCAGTTGCGGTATCCAAGATCCTGCACAAGATTTATACTGCAAAGCAACCTCTCatcgttgttgatggtgaagtGCGGCCAATGAGAGTTGTTAACGAAGTGCAAGAAATAGTCAGAGCTACAGGCTGGCCAACATGGGTTACAGGATACTCCAAGTCTCTGGTAGATGAAGGCTTGGCAAACTTCCATGGCGTCAACAAAGGAAGCTTTGAAGCTTCTACGTCTCGCGATTTCATCAAGCAGGCAGACCTAATTCTTTGTTTTGGACCTCATTTCACCTCTACTAACaccttcttgttctcaagCATTCCTGATCCGCAAGTCACAATCTTATTTATGGACACGGAGGTCAGGTTAGGAAACGAGACGATTCGAAATTGCCCAGTGAAACCGCTCCTAGCTCGTCTCTTGCAAGACCTAGATCTTACCAAGATACACAAGTATGATCCTTACCCTGATCTTCACAGGGACAGCCTCTTGTCCTTTTCTGGTCTTCCCTCGGATGGAGTCATTGACCAGAAGAATGTGTGGCGCTTACTGGGGAACTTTCTTCGACCAGGAGACATTTTGATGGCGGAGACTGGCACAGCTGCTTACGGAGCTCGACATATTCACTTGCCATCTCACTCCAAGTACTTCGGTCCCGTAACCTGGCTCTCTATAGGATACATGCTCCCTGCTGCCCAAGGCGCTGCACTCGCCCAGAAAGAGTTGATGGGTACCAATCAGTGGTCCGGCATTGACAATGCACGCACTGTTCTACTTATGGGCGATGGTAGTTTTCAAATGACTGCTCAAGAGCTGTCGACCATGATCCGACATGATCTCAATGTTGTGGTATTCCTTATCAACAATGATGGCTACACTATCGAGAGGTGCATTCATGGACTGACGCAGGGATATAATGATGTGCCATCATGGCGTTACCTGGAGGCGCCCCGTTTCTTCGGAGCTCCTAAGGATACATTCACTCGCTCTGCGAAGAACTGGGGTGAACTTGAGGACGCGCTGGGTAGTAAGGCTTTACATGATGGCAAGGGCCTGAGGATGGTAGAAGTGCTGATGGGTCGAGAGGATGCACCTGAGGGGCCACTGACACAGTATCTAGACAAGCAACAAATGCGTGTCAATGGGAAGATCTAG
- a CDS encoding peptidase M24, structural domain-containing protein, translating to MSAEEQRAASLRDAEKKAIELFNEIEKSLIRPGISEKELNNQIHALGAERHGVRTHWHKRVIRSGPNTLRPFEENPPDRIIQEDDILIVDLGPVFEEWEADFGRTFVLGNDPNKIKLRDALEPIWIDVKAKYWENPDMTGEELYNIAKEAAEKEGFEFGAPIAGHIVGSFPHERIPKDKITLYIAQGSNNSMNTVGKDGNKRHWILEIHLHNKELGFGGFYEQLLTA from the coding sequence ATGTCTGCTGAAGAACAACGAGCGGCCTCACTCCGagatgccgagaagaaggccatcgAGCTATTCAACGAGATTGAGAAAAGTCTTATCCGCCCTGGCATCAGCGAGAAAGAGTTGAACAACCAAATCCATGCTCTGGGCGCTGAACGCCACGGTGTGAGGACTCATTGGCACAAAAGAGTGATTCGCAGTGGACCCAATACATTGAGACCATTCGAAGAAAACCCACCCGATAGAATAATTCAAGAAGATGACATCCTGATCGTCGACCTTGGGCCTGTCTTTGAAGAGTGGGAGGCTGACTTTGGCCGCACCTTTGTTTTGGGAAACGACCCCAATAAGATCAAGCTGCGCGACGCTCTCGAGCCAATCTGGATCGACGTCAAAGCCAAGTACTGGGAAAATCCAGACATGACGGGAGAAGAACTCTATAATATTGCCaaagaggctgctgagaaggagggaTTTGAGTTTGGTGCACCGATTGCGGGACATATTGTCGGGTCTTTTCCGCATGAACGCATTCCCAAAGACAAGATCACCCTTTACATTGCTCAAGGGAGCAACAACTCTATGAATACAGTTGGGAAGGATGGGAATAAGAGGCATTGGATTCTTGAGATCCATTTGCATAATAAGGAGCTTGGATTTGGTGGGTTTTACGAGCAATTGTTAACAGCTTAA
- a CDS encoding general substrate transporter, giving the protein MLSNLRGKYLQGAITFSAGSAYLLFGYDQGVLGGLVTQPSFLDAIGNPSPSFLGLIVALYNIGCLAGCIVASLVGNKWGRRKIIIWGCVIMIAGGIIQSATYGAAQLIVGRLISGVGNGMNTSIVPVYVSECSRAKHRGRAVAVQLSIVIFGTVVAYWLDYGTIKHLTGEVVWRFPIAFQNVFALVTVATLPFLPETPRWLYSHEFRDEAIGVLARLYDCQEDDPIIHSVTQEIESALRLEHQTAKFSIKDLINDKTPIKKTRRLVLCFMIQFWQQFTGINVIAFYVTIVLETNVGLSKDTSSLVAGCIQIAFWIATFPPMFLLDRVGRRPMLMLGSVCLLTAMAVFTAGIAVNTPSTSAMALAFLFIYEISFGMSWNAIPWLYAPEITPLDLRHVGSSIAAFSEWLWTFVIALVTPYAIDTAGWKFYLLFCVMILLNIPFTFFFLPETSGKTLEELDYVFSEEGFIPGQKPSATDTLQPNSKEDVSGDCRQVEKQI; this is encoded by the exons ATGTTGAGCAACTTACGGGGAAAGTACTTACAAGGTGCTATCACCTTCAGTGCTGGAAGTGCGTACCTGCTTTTTGGATACGACCAG GGTGTTCTTGGCGGTCTTGTCACGCAGCCAAGTTTCCTCGATGCGATTGGCAATCCTAGCCCCAGTTTCCTCGGTCTGATTGTCGCCTTATACAACATTGGGTGTTTGGCAGGGTGTATCGTGGCATCTCTGGTTGGGAACAAATGGGGTCGACGGAAGATCATCATCTGGGGATGTGTCATTATGATTGCTGGTGGCATCATCCAATCCGCAACCTACGGAGCAGCCCAACTCATCGTGGGAAGACTGATTTCCGGTGTTGGTAATG GCATGAACACGAGTATCGTACCAGTTTATGTTTCGGAATGTTCGCGTGCAAAGCATCGTGGACGAGCCGTTGCAGTGCAGCTTTCCATTGTCATT TTCGGTACTGTTGTAGCTTATTGGCTGGACTACGGAACTATCAAGCATCTGACTGGAGAGGTTGTTTGGAGATTTCCAATTGCTTTCCAGAATGTTTTTGCCCTCGTTACCGTTGCGACTCTCCCCTTTCTCCCGGAAACTCCGAG ATGGCTCTATTCGCATGAGTTCCGCGACGAAGCAATCGGTGTCCTTGCTCGGTTATACGACTGCCAGGAAGATGACCCTATCATACACTCGGTCACACAAGAGATCGAATCAGCTTTGAGACTTGAGCATCAGACCGCCAAGTTCTCGATCAAGGacctcatcaacgacaagacACCTATCAAGAAGACACGGAGACTCGTTCTCTGCTTTATGATCCAATTTTGGCAACAGTTCACCGGAATTAACGTGATTGCCTTCTACGTAACGATCGTTCTCGAGACCAACGTTGGTTTGTCAAAGGATACAAGCAGTCTTGTCGCCGGATGCATCCAGATCGCCTTTTGGATTGCCACATTCCCTCCCATGTTCTTACTCGACAGGGTCGGACGTCGACCCATGCTTATGCTAGGTTCTGTATGCCTTTTGACTGCTATGGCTGTCTTTACGGCTGGAATCGCGGTCAATACGCCTTCAACGTCTGCGATGGCTCTTGCATTTCTCTTCATCTACGAGATTTCTTTCGGCATGTCTTGGAACGCCATTCCTTGGTTATATGCCCCAGAGATTACTCCCCTCGACTTGCGACACGTTGGTTCTTCCATTGCCGCGTTTTCAGAGTGGTTGTGGACTTTT GTCATTGCTCTCGTTACACCGTATGCCATCGACACTGCAGGTTGGAAGTTCTATCTCCTGTTCTGCGTCATgattcttctcaacatcccATTCACTTTCTTTTTCCTACCAGAG ACGAGCGGAAAGACTCTGGAGGAGCTCGATTATGTCTTTTCGGAAGAAGGATTCATCCCAGGCCAGAAGCCTTCTGCTACAGACACTCTGCAGCCAAATAGCAAAGAAGATGTCTCGGGAGACTGCCGCCAAGTGGAGAAGCAGATTTGA
- a CDS encoding uncharacterized protein (domain of unknown function-domain containing protein) has product MSDLQPDTAARPSSSRKRSRAVSDLTKEQIQHKRNVDRKAQRAFRQRNKDCINNLEQQFSQLQGTCAALRESCSQKDMQINNMRQENKSLQECLRHVSELITAALDQIESNHDQGQEQGQLQAQATESDAGQASGGEFHAKTPQPPQDNEMDTASATHQDASPLRQDPEDVILPDPEEHFDNDVVSCQTPPACNDNVALLRDQPHTTSNVIRNEDTTCHISPSANLGLLSPAGSYQHATTGSNIAYCASHVSLTESHMIDQAAAGQCLASGDMTAGLEHYAPSNGVYTILPSHGPSTCPLDLILLEFLKSRKEMISNNMDPESVVGPRKPSTRAMVNIEQVDTVHPLSGIMSRVLSTFPSVALAEKLGFFYLMCHTMKWQIHPTKQHYTDMPSWLRPTVTQIAVPHAAWIDNIPWPGVRDILIDNQAEYPFQLFSDYYSQNVSVNWKFDGLDAISDLDGEGALHSIFEKHIRDLKNWTVSQGFKDRFPLMVTAIYSHQ; this is encoded by the exons ATGAGTGATTTACAACCAGACACCGCAGCAAGGCCATCTTCCTCACGGAAGCGTTCGAGGGCTGTGTCCGATCTTACCAAGGAACAGATCCAACACAAGCGCAATGTGGATCGTAAGGCCCAGCGGGCTTTCCGTCAGCGGAATAAAGACTGCATCAATAACCTTGAGCAGCAATTCTCACAGCTTCAAGGGACATGTGCTGCACTGCGCGAAAGTTGCAGCCAGAAAGACATGCAGATCAACAACATGCGCCAGGAGAACAAATCCTTGCAAGAATGCCTGCGTCATGTCTCTGAGCTCATCACTGCAGCTTTGGACCAAATAGAGAGTAATCATGACCAAGGCCAGGAACAAGGCCAATTGCAGGCTCAGGCTA CGGAAAGCGATGCCGGCCAAGCGAGCGGCGGTGAATTTCATGCAAAAACGCCTCAACCACCACAAGACAATGAGATGGACACAGCATCTGCAACTCATCAGGACGCCTCACCTCTGCGCCAAGATCCTGAAGATGTTATACTACCAGACCCAGAGGAGCATTTTGACAATGATGTCGTATCTTGTCAAACCCCACCAGCTTGCAACGATAATGTCGCTCTCTTACGAGATCAACCTCATACTACATCGAATGTCATACGTAATGAAGACACAACCTGTCACATCTCTCCATCTGCCAATTTAGGGCTCTTGTCACCCGCTGGGAGCTACCAACACGCCACCACAGGCTCCAATATTGCGTACTGCGCCTCGCATGTAAGCTTAACTGAGTCTCACATGATAGATCAAGCGGCAGCAGGTCAATGCTTAGCATCTGGCGATATGACGGCCGGCCTCGAACATTATGCCCCGTCCAACGGTGTATACACTATCCTACCTTCACATGGACCATCGACATGCCCGTTGGACCTGATACTTCTAGAGTTCCTTAAATCTCGCAAAGAAATGATATCCAACAACATGGATCCCGAGTCAGTTGTTGGCCCCCGAAAACCGTCGACGCGGGCCATGGTCAACATCGAACAAGTCGATACGGTGCATCCTCTAAGTGGCATCATGTCCCGCGTCCTATCGACGTTCCCTTCTGTAGCTTTGGCAGAGAAATTAGGTTTCTTCTATCTCATGTGCCACACGATGAAG TGGCAAATACATCCCACCAAACAGCACTACACCGATATGCCTTCATGGCTAAGACCAACTGTTACACAAATAGCCGTGCCACATGCCGCCTGGATCGATAACATACCATG GCCTGGTGTTCGTGATATCCTCATAGATAACCAAGCAGAGTACCCGTTCCAGCTATTTTCAGACTACTACTCCCAGAATGTTAGTGTGAATTGGAAGTTTGACGGACTGGATGCGATATCAGACCTGGACGGGGAGGGGGCCCTGCATTCAATATTCGAAAAGCACATTCGGGATCTTAAAAACTGGACGGTTTCCCAAGGGTTCAAGGATCGGTTTCCATTGATGGTTACAGCTATCTATTCACACCAATGA
- a CDS encoding aldehyde dehydrogenase domain-containing protein — MQLEPHLTQLFINNKPTSVTVHNPATGERVSDRIPVAGNEDVNEAVACANEAFKPNSPWRQMTHTERRDILLKFADLLEANQERLAYLTRLTLGAPYLPFGKSEIGTAIGCFRYYAGWVDKHAGQSFPADDGFYKIVRNEPLGVVAGIIPWNGPLASVGLKAAPALATGNVFILKPSEKTPFMAAELGKLVLEAGFPPGVFQVLTGDGSTGAALASHMRVAKVSFTGSIPTGKIVQVLAAQSNLKRVTLELGGKSPAVVFDDANLENAVKWAVNALVTNSGQICFAATRVFVQSKIYDKFVAAYVERLKAKKEVLGDPEAPGTEIGPVVDKTQYDRIMGFISSAKENNDGKVLTGGQRVGEKASDGYFIEPTVFAETDKTSFIYKEEIFGPVAVINKFDTEEEILELANDSKYGLMAGVFTQDISRALRLSSLIDSGVVGINCISTISFSCPFGGTKESGLGRENGEHALRAYTEPKTILINMAY; from the exons ATGCAGCTCGAACCGCACTTGACGcaattatttattaacaATAAA CCAACAAGCGTCACTGTACATAATCCGGCTACGGGGGAGCGAGTCAGCGATCGTATCCCTGTCGCTGGCAACGAAGACGTGAACGAAGCTGTTGCTTGCGCCAACGAGGCATTCAAGCCAAACTCGCCCTGGCGGCAAATGACACACACCGAGAGAAGGGACATCTTGCTCAAATTCGCGGATCTCCTTGAGGCCAATCAAGAGCGCCTTGCTTACCTCACTCGATTGACCCTTGGAGCTCCATACCTTCCATTTGGCAAGTCTGAAATTGGAACAGCTATCGGTTGTTTTCGCT ATTACGCTGGGTGGGTGGACAAGCATGCTGGTCAGAGTTTCCCAGCAGATGATGGATTTTACAAAATAGTGCGAAACGAGCCGCTTGGAGTCGTAGCAGG CATTATCCCATGGAATGGCCCATTGGCGTCTGTTGGCCTCAAAGCAGCCCCAGCACTTGCAACTGGCAACGTCTTCATCCTGAAGCCCAGCGAAAAGACGCCTTTCATGGCCGCAGAGCTTGGAAAGCTTGTGCTTGAGGCCGGCTTCCCTCCTGGCGTTTTCCAGGTTTTGACAGGTGATGGTTCGACAGGTGCAGCTCTCGCTTCGCATATGCGCGTTGCAAAGGTAAGCTTCACAGGAAGTATCCCGACAGGAAAGATCGTGCAGGTTCTGGCAGCCCAAAGCAACTTGAAGCGGGTGACGCTGGAGCTCGGAGGAAAGAGTCCTGCTGTGGTCTTTGACGATGCGAATCTCGAGAACGCAGTCAAATG GGCTGTCAACGCACTCGTCACCAACTCTGGTCAGATTTGCTTCGCAGCGACCAGAGTCTTTGTGCAATCCAAGATTTACGACAAATTCGTAGCAGCTTACGTGGAGCGTCTCAAGGCAAAGAAGGAGGTTCTCGGTGACCCGGAGGCGCCCGGTACCGAGATAGGACCTGTCGTGGACAAAACCCAGTACGATCGCATCATGGGTTTTATATCTTCTGCCAAGGAGAACAATGACGGAAAAGTATTGACTGGCGGGCAACGAGTGGGTGAAAAGGCGAGTGAC GGATACTTTATCGAACCCACCGTTTTTGCCGAGACAGACAAGACATCCTTCATCTACAAGGAAGAGATCTTTGGACCAGTCGCTGTTATCAACAAGTTCGACACGGAGGAGGAAATCCTCGAGTTAGCCAACGACAGCAAGTACGGACTCATGGCCGGGGTCTTCACTCAGGATATCAGCCGGGCGCTTCGTTTGAGCTCGCTGATTGACTCTGGAGTTGTGGGCATCAACTGCATCAGCACTATCTCGTTTTCGTGTCCTTTTGGTGGTACCAAGGAAAGCGGACTTGGTCGAGAGAATGGAGAGCACGCGTTGAGGGCATATACAGAGCCAAAGACAATTCTGATCAACATGGCATACTAG